From Nicotiana tabacum cultivar K326 chromosome 15, ASM71507v2, whole genome shotgun sequence, the proteins below share one genomic window:
- the LOC107785056 gene encoding protein WHAT'S THIS FACTOR 9, mitochondrial — MAMVVRRSRSSVCLSHEVLSSRNSLPCSYTQRQTYVDVYMKWKKDSFFDSIDTIHRSVQLKPLIALKNCIVSSSPDDYCVPISAISKKDLELGIPIKVARFLRLYPSVFEEFTGPKYNLPWFKLTQRAVELDRQEKEVYVKFKDDIVSRLKKLILMSGREKMLPLKVIQGLQWYLGLPDEFLSNPEDNLDKCFRLVEMEDGLKGLAVNVDGSESFLSMMQRNAMSRGMYSGVEGEVLEFPLFPSKGLRLKRKIADWFDEFQRLPYVSPYEDYSGLDPNSDIAEKRVVGVLHELLSLFVEHAAERKKLLCLRKHLGLPQKVHKAFERHPYIFYLSLNNKTCTAILKEAYCDRGAIAQHPLAKVRKKYISLMKESEGMLKRKRLNNRPHDQGNMNIKDLDYTDDEEVKLQRSSAAL, encoded by the coding sequence ATGGCGATGGTCGTCAGGAGAAGCAGGAGCTCTGTATGTCTCTCGCACGAAGTCCTCTCTTCCAGGAACTCACTTCCCTGCTCATACACCCAGAGGCAGACCTATGTAGATGTGTACATGAAATGGAAGAAAGACTCATTTTTTGACTCCATTGATACCATTCACAGATCAGTTCAACTCAAGCCTTTAATTGCTCTCAAGAACTGCATAGTCTCCTCTTCACCTGATGATTATTGCGTCCCCATTTCTGCAATTTCAAAGAAAGACTTGGAGTTAGGAATACCCATTAAGGTTGCCAGGTTCTTGAGGTTGTACCCATCTGTTTTTGAGGAATTTACTGGCCCTAAATACAATTTGCCTTGGTTTAAGCTGACCCAGAGGGCTGTTGAGCTTGATAGACAGGAGAAAGAGGTGTATgtaaaatttaaagatgatatcgTTTCGAGGCTGAAGAAGTTGATACTGATGAGTGGCAGGGAAAAGATGCTTCCTTTAAAGGTAATTCAGGGTCTGCAATGGTATTTGGGTTTACCCGACGAATTCTTGAGTAACCCAGAAGACAATCTTGATAAGTGTTTCAGACTTGTGGAAATGGAAGATGGATTGAAAGGGCTAGCTGTTAATGTCGATGGAAGTGAGAGTTTTTTATCGATGATGCAGAGGAATGCAATGAGTAGAGGAATGTATAGTGGTGTGGAGGGTGAGGTACTAGAATTTCCATTGTTTCCGTCAAAGGGATTGAGACTTAAAAGGAAGATTGCAGACTGGTTTGATGAGTTTCAGAGGCTTCCGTATGTTTCACCCTATGAGGATTATTCTGGTTTGGATCCAAACAGCGATATAGCGGAAAAACGAGTGGTGGGTGTGCTTCACGAGTTGCTTAGTTTGTTTGTTGAGCATGCTGCAGAAAGGAAGAAGCTGTTGTGTCTTAGAAAACACTTAGGGTTGCCACAAAAAGTTCACAAGGCGTTTGAGAGGCATCCTTATATCTTCTATTTGTCATTGAATAATAAGACTTGCACTGCAATACTGAAAGAAGCTTACTGTGATAGAGGGGCTATAGCGCAACATCCTTTAGCAAAAGTGAGGAAAAAATACATCAGTTTGATGAAGGAGTCAGAGGGTATGCTGAAACGTAAAAGGTTAAACAATAGACCACATGATCAGGGTAACATGAATATAAAGGATTTGGATTATACAGATGATGAGGAAGTGAAACTGCAACGGAGTAGCGCTGCTCTTTGA
- the LOC142169709 gene encoding uncharacterized protein LOC142169709, with protein sequence MAEDSELWDVICDGPFVPTKNLGDPAVAIPKTRKEFNDVDRKATEKNFRAKKILVCGIGPDEYNRISAYQSAKEIWEALQTTHEGTTQVKQSKIDMLTIEYELFRMKDDEPIQDMHTRFTSIINEIHSLG encoded by the coding sequence atggctgaagattctgAGCTATGGGATGTCATATGTGATGGACCTTTTGTTCCCACCAAGAATCTTGGCGACCCAGCAGTAGCCATTCCCAAGACGAGGAAGGAATTCAATGACGTTGATCGAAAGGCCACAGAAAAGAActttcgtgcaaagaaaattcttgtgtGTGGCATTGGTCCTGATGAATATAACAGGATATCGGCATACCAATCAGCAAAAGAAATCTGGGAGGCTCTTCAGACAACTCACGAAGGAACAACACAGGTTAAGCAatccaagatcgacatgctcacaattgaatacgagctcttcaggatgaaagATGATGAACCCATCCAAGATATGCACACTCGCTTCACCTCCATAATTAATGAGATTCACTCTCTTGGTTAA